The Nitrosomonas sp. genomic sequence ACTGCTCGACCGCCTGCCCTCCTCACGATCACTTAAAGCTTCCGGTATTCTGATGTGTGCCGGTATTCTCTTTTTTTCGGGCACCCTCTACGTTATCAGCCTGACCGGCTTACGCGGACTAGGCATGATCGCCCCATTGGGTGGCACCTCCTACATGAGTGCCTGGCTGTTTCTTACCTACGCCGCCTGGAAATACAAATCGGCATGATCTCTCGCAGACACCCAATACACAACAATTCTCACACAGCAGCCCTTTTCACGAATGACTGAACGCTTTTTCGCTACCTGTCCACGCGGACTGGAAGCCATTCTCGCAGAAGAACTGGGGCAGCTGAATATTACTACCAGCAAGCCACTGAAAGGTGGCGTAGCTTTTCAGGGAGATTGGGCAGCCTGTTACCGGATCAATCTGCAAAGCAGAATCGCCAGCCGGATTTTATGGCAGGTGGCGCAGAACCCTTACCAGAATGAAAATTCCATTTATGACATAACTAATGCCCTGCCCTGGCAGG encodes the following:
- a CDS encoding DUF423 domain-containing protein, with amino-acid sequence MSRFFLALGAFNAFLCVALGAMGAHVLKTQLTADMLANYQTGVQYHFYHALGLILVGLLLDRLPSSRSLKASGILMCAGILFFSGTLYVISLTGLRGLGMIAPLGGTSYMSAWLFLTYAAWKYKSA